A section of the Gottschalkia purinilytica genome encodes:
- a CDS encoding YdbC family protein, which yields MADIKFEIKSEIGYISESPKGWKKELNLISWNDKEPKYDLRDWSPDHQKMGKGVTLTREELKNLKEILNQIEL from the coding sequence ATGGCAGATATTAAATTTGAAATAAAATCAGAAATAGGATATATTTCTGAATCACCAAAAGGCTGGAAAAAAGAACTCAATTTAATCAGTTGGAATGACAAAGAACCAAAATACGATTTAAGGGACTGGTCCCCTGATCATCAGAAAATGGGTAAGGGAGTAACCCTTACTAGAGAAGAACTTAAAAATTTAAAAGAAATCTTAAACCAGATAGAATTATAA
- a CDS encoding PQQ-dependent sugar dehydrogenase: MLKKVKVSLRPIAGKINMPTVLKTAVLPGDSMERLFIATQVGEIFYIGNGVIRTFLDIRPRIIKLGFSGGKYDERGLIGLAFHPQFYYNGLFYLHYSVAGTQGPGALPSSEVSQDLPEPFKPNPCDPRTLNQKWINREVNYDHIDTVEEWILLSNDQPQKRRTLLNLRRPFFNHNGVNSLNFSPETGKLVLTTGDGGSGYDPFNSSQNDMEIAGKIIEIDVAKNTFINNPPVVTRFDELPAPIQETLTVIAKGVRNIPGISFQRFYNQYIKYVGIVGQDLVESIFSFVNYKPIPVTQLIQASLMKSNLDQEGFINFGWRGWEGAFPTSIIRGCSANPTLDEKTIAYYNDTVKTSVQRLQPLTSYFHKDPRPDKFGGTALTGVQSYMGNRIPDLTGSVVFTDFARNEGSQPPIRGVLAYTRARIDCKLSDFSVIETDYNFGSQSAYYASLGTNLNQTRLYLGVYGSMNVTDFNQGTVFEIVP; this comes from the coding sequence TTGTTAAAAAAAGTTAAAGTTAGTTTACGGCCCATTGCTGGTAAGATAAATATGCCTACTGTTTTGAAAACAGCTGTACTTCCGGGTGACTCAATGGAAAGATTATTTATTGCAACCCAGGTAGGAGAGATCTTTTACATTGGAAACGGAGTTATAAGAACTTTTTTAGATATTCGTCCGAGAATCATAAAACTAGGTTTTTCGGGTGGTAAGTATGACGAACGTGGATTGATAGGTCTAGCATTTCATCCCCAATTTTATTATAACGGTTTGTTTTATCTTCATTATTCAGTAGCTGGAACACAAGGTCCAGGTGCTCTTCCAAGTTCAGAAGTTTCACAAGATCTTCCTGAACCTTTTAAGCCTAACCCATGCGACCCCAGAACCTTAAACCAAAAGTGGATAAATAGAGAAGTTAACTATGATCATATTGATACAGTTGAAGAATGGATTTTACTATCCAATGATCAACCTCAAAAACGGCGGACATTACTTAATTTAAGAAGACCATTTTTTAATCATAATGGTGTCAATAGCTTAAACTTTTCACCTGAAACAGGAAAACTTGTTTTAACAACCGGTGATGGTGGATCAGGCTATGACCCATTTAATTCAAGCCAGAATGATATGGAAATCGCCGGTAAAATAATTGAAATTGATGTGGCTAAGAATACATTTATCAATAATCCACCGGTAGTCACACGTTTTGATGAACTTCCTGCACCTATTCAGGAAACGCTTACGGTAATTGCTAAAGGGGTTCGCAATATACCTGGCATTTCATTTCAAAGGTTTTATAACCAGTATATCAAATATGTAGGAATTGTCGGACAGGATCTGGTAGAGTCAATTTTTTCATTCGTTAATTATAAGCCAATACCGGTTACTCAACTTATTCAAGCTTCTTTAATGAAATCTAATCTTGACCAAGAAGGATTTATTAACTTTGGCTGGCGAGGGTGGGAAGGTGCTTTTCCTACTTCGATTATAAGGGGCTGCTCTGCAAATCCAACTTTGGATGAGAAAACAATTGCTTATTACAATGATACAGTAAAAACTTCAGTGCAGCGTCTTCAGCCTCTAACTAGTTATTTTCATAAAGATCCCCGACCGGATAAGTTTGGAGGAACTGCACTTACGGGAGTCCAGTCATATATGGGGAATAGAATTCCCGATTTAACTGGAAGCGTTGTGTTTACTGATTTTGCCCGGAATGAAGGATCTCAACCTCCAATTAGAGGTGTTTTAGCTTATACCAGGGCAAGAATAGATTGTAAACTAAGTGATTTTAGTGTCATTGAAACCGATTATAATTTTGGATCTCAATCAGCTTATTATGCTAGTTTGGGAACGAATCTGAATCAAACCAGACTATATTTAGGGGTTTATGGCTCTATGAATGTGACTGATTTTAACCAAGGTACTGTTTTTGAAATTGTTCCATGA
- a CDS encoding DUF262 domain-containing protein, translating to MSRLIDNSISIYEALQNIKEGKYVMPAFQRQYVWSMEQVEKLWDSILLDYPIATFLFWHLDDDNVTWDTYFCNFLYEVTFDNRKQADTVNYELSNINVNKTDTAVLDGQQRLTSLFLSLFGNAFIRQKYARRKNSGGIVTKLLIELNKNKLTVDEEEYNSKKYDIKFSEKVGKLSPTQFEIKNILDPRFQDESTRNKAIEEVISKVPSDSKDYARNILNKLYNKIFVEKLIRYTEIHDMKQDDALEMFVRFNSGGKALRKSEITMSILEAYWPSAKTEFGKLLVDSYVGFGTDFIIRSALMIYGDVVKSNISKSIAEELKNNWSEFKKTLKNLEVTLKEMKIEVSRFASSWNVLLPIIYFIYYNPEYKNNLDGIRAYLIRAVLFTYFQSGTTGKLQQMKSRINENDYEITVDMLNQMNDLRVTDGKIEDILNEEKGSRVASEALYFLSLDWRNNHFKYEQDHLHPFERFDGNKPISVSMEDWRRWRGNRNRLANLHLLEGRSNSSKSDMRLADYYNDMNDVQKAEFIKQSLIPEGVSLELENFEEFYEARKAILTEKIRELLG from the coding sequence ATGAGCAGATTAATTGATAACAGCATAAGTATTTATGAGGCTTTGCAAAATATTAAAGAAGGTAAATATGTTATGCCGGCATTTCAAAGACAGTATGTTTGGAGTATGGAGCAAGTTGAAAAATTGTGGGATTCTATTCTTCTAGATTACCCTATAGCAACCTTTTTGTTTTGGCATCTAGATGATGATAATGTAACTTGGGATACATACTTTTGTAATTTTTTATATGAAGTAACTTTTGATAATCGTAAGCAAGCAGATACTGTGAATTATGAATTAAGCAATATAAATGTTAATAAAACTGACACAGCTGTGCTTGATGGGCAACAGAGATTGACTTCATTATTTCTTTCTTTATTCGGTAATGCTTTTATTCGGCAGAAATATGCAAGAAGAAAAAATAGTGGTGGTATTGTTACAAAGTTATTGATTGAGTTAAACAAAAACAAACTAACGGTTGATGAGGAAGAATATAATAGTAAAAAATATGATATAAAATTTAGTGAAAAAGTTGGCAAGTTAAGCCCAACACAATTTGAGATAAAAAATATACTAGACCCAAGATTTCAAGATGAAAGTACCAGAAATAAAGCTATTGAAGAGGTTATTTCTAAGGTTCCTTCAGATAGTAAAGATTATGCTAGAAACATTTTAAATAAACTCTATAACAAGATTTTTGTAGAAAAGTTAATTCGCTATACAGAAATCCATGATATGAAACAAGATGATGCACTTGAAATGTTTGTAAGATTTAATAGTGGCGGTAAAGCTCTACGAAAATCTGAAATCACTATGTCTATACTTGAGGCATATTGGCCAAGTGCAAAAACTGAATTTGGAAAACTACTTGTTGACTCTTATGTAGGATTCGGAACAGATTTTATAATTCGTTCTGCTCTTATGATTTATGGAGATGTTGTCAAATCAAATATAAGTAAAAGCATAGCGGAAGAATTAAAAAATAATTGGAGCGAATTCAAAAAGACGTTAAAAAATCTAGAAGTCACATTAAAGGAAATGAAAATCGAGGTTAGTAGATTTGCAAGCAGCTGGAACGTGCTATTGCCGATTATCTACTTTATCTACTATAATCCTGAATATAAAAATAACCTTGATGGTATCCGTGCATATTTGATTAGAGCAGTTTTGTTTACTTATTTCCAATCAGGTACAACTGGAAAGTTGCAACAGATGAAAAGTAGAATTAATGAAAATGATTATGAAATAACGGTGGACATGCTTAACCAAATGAACGATCTTAGAGTAACAGACGGTAAAATTGAAGATATTTTAAATGAGGAAAAAGGCAGTAGAGTTGCCAGTGAAGCCTTATATTTCCTTAGTTTGGATTGGAGAAATAACCACTTCAAATATGAACAGGATCACCTCCACCCATTTGAAAGATTTGATGGTAATAAACCAATTTCTGTGTCTATGGAAGATTGGAGAAGATGGAGAGGTAATCGAAACAGACTAGCTAATTTACATCTCCTAGAAGGTAGAAGTAATTCTAGTAAAAGTGATATGAGACTTGCAGATTATTATAATGATATGAATGATGTACAGAAAGCAGAGTTTATAAAACAATCACTTATCCCAGAGGGTGTTTCGCTTGAACTGGAGAATTTTGAGGAGTTTTACGAGGCGAGAAAAGCGATACTAACGGAAAAGATACGTGAGTTGTTAGGGTAA